A genomic stretch from Strongyloides ratti genome assembly S_ratti_ED321, chromosome : 1 includes:
- a CDS encoding ADP/ATP translocase 4: MCKLFVDNSLNSHGDSSKQGYGEIFIDRTIKVSKDLSAGAVAAIVAKTIIAPVERVKLILQLQTAQVTINSNERYKGMFDCFLRLPKEQGFFSFWRGNMVNIYRATSQESLGFAFKDIFRRFLVNENITEASVLKLTCQNLAAGGAAGVATFAIIYPLDFARTRLAIDMGRKTNREFKGMVDCVKKIFKVDGIQGLYRGLSPSLAYIFLYRGSYYGFFDSGKSLYGKSQGKLNKSYKFENIKLPFIEAFILGQVVTFSAGMISYPLDTIRRRMMMQSGKIDKVYKNSIHCAKDILLNEGFKAFYSGAMVNAIRGVGAALVLAMYNELEKYM, translated from the exons ACAATT CTTTAAATTCTCATGGAGACTCATCCAAACAAGGGTATggagaaatatttattgatagAACAATAAAAGTCTCAAAAGATCTTAGTGCTGGTGCTGTGGCTGCTATTGTGGCAAAAACTATAATTGCTCCTGTTGAAAGagtaaaattaatacttcaa cTTCAAACAGCACAAGTTACAATAAATAGTAATGAAAGATATAAAGGAATGTTTGATTGTTTCTTACGCTTACCAAAAGAACAAggttttttttcattttggAGAGGAAATATGGTTAATATTTATCGAGCAACATCTCAAGAATCTCTAGGTTTTGCTTTTAAAGATATCTTTCGACGATTTCTGGTGAATGAAAATATTACTGAGGCAAGTGTCTTAAAATTGACATGCCAAAATTTGGCAGCTGGTGGAGCTGCAGGAGTTGCAACATTTGCCATTATTTATCCATTAGATTTTGCTAGAACTAGACTTGCTATAGATATGGGTAGAAAAACAAATAGAGAATTTAAAGGAATGGTTGAttgtgttaaaaaaatatttaaagtagATGGAATACAAGGATTATATCGTGGTTTATCTCCAAGTTTagcttatatttttttatatagagGATCTTATTACGGGTTTTTTGACTCAGGAAAAAGTTTATATGGAAAATCACAaggaaaattaaataaatcatataaatttgaaaatattaaattaccTTTTATTGAAGCTTTCATATTAGGTCAGGTAGTAACATTTTCAGCTGGTATGATATCATATCCATTAGATACTATTAGAAGAAGAATGATGATGCAATCAGGAAAAATAgataaagtttataaaaattcaatacACTGTGCAAAAGATATCTTATTAAATGAGGGTTTCAAAGCATTTTATAGTGGTGCAATGGTGAATGCTATAAGAGGAGTCGGTGCCGCATTGGTATTGGCAATGTATAAcgaattagaaaaatatatgtaa